The genomic window ATCAGCTGTAAAGCGCCTGACGCATTAGATACAAAGCCTACACATATACATATTTTAGGACCGCAAATATTcacaacaacatatttgtagTAATACGTTATGTTGTAATGTACTTAtacaaaattcgaaatttgatgTACCAATACAACCtatatttataaatcttataacaaagttaaattaatttgaaaattagtttaTATAAAGGATCGAAAAGTTTATATGGATCTCATCTAAGATTATTGGCTCTGTACAAAGCATCACAGTAACAACTTGgtaggggtatttgcgaaaaataccagtcaagagaatgttaaattttgcGAGctgtaaggcgagggaaattcattttCAAGACCAGTATTTTTCggaaatacccctcaagaacatgatatatctgtttattaCACCGATTTTTCATGTTCAAAAACACACTGATGAttgtgacgttacaagcgtccagtcggataaaGTAtcttttggcaaataccacggcagagagggtaaaaaaaggcatatccttttggcAAATAACCCGGCGGCgtttaaaaatgaacgatattcatttgataacagtaaattggtgaaaaataggctgactatcaaccaatcaaaatccagaATTCtaacataaggtgtaattattaATTAACTTAACAATGATAAATATCTGAGACTTTaagcattatttaaaaaaaaagagatacacAAAAAAAAGGATGAAATAATTGGGTAATGTTAAGCATACCAAAACTATGaaataggaaatataacaaaTCTACAAACGATATTTTCGGTCTACAACATGTTGACAAACGTGAAATATCAGACAAACTATGAAACAacgttttattaaaaaaacactaGGTATTTCTTTCCAGCTCTtttaatttgagcgtcactgatgagttataTGTATACAACACACACCTACCATGCATAAGCCTTGtattatttatgaatttaaataGTATGTCAAATATGACGTTAGCTAACAAATATTATAACCTTTGAACTGAAAAAAGTATGCATGAAAGATTTTACATAAATGTGAAGACGACTttaatattatcatgattatgtgaactggtataattttcaataacgtattagatttttgattttttaatatttcatcaaATGCCGAAATCTGCATCAGTCAGTAAATCCTTTCACTCTTTTAacgtttatttattcaattgcaaaacaatcttttcatttttagattACGATTTTATAACGCATTGTCAGTATTGAAAGCATACGAAATATGCAGCAATTGatgacataaaaaaaacccaaaccctgacaaaaaatcaaaacgaaaagtcccttattaaatagcataatcaaaagctcaaacacataaaatttgtggataacaactgtaatatgcTTAACTTGGTATAGAAATTTTTTCATAGTTCTAAAATAACCCTATGGGATTGCATCAGTTCAGTTTCTCACAATCGTAAGTTTTCTGTATTCGTtgttgtagactgttgtttgatAATTTACTGTTTGTGTATACTTTTGAATGAACAGTAGGACATACTTCTCCTGTTCACGCAGCCAATCTCACTCTTCGTTGGGTCCATATGATTTCCCCTTTTCTTATTTGTAAactaaatttctatttttatatgaattaggAACATCAATACATTTGTATTGCCCAAAGGAGCTGATTATACACTAGATAGTGATAAAAGCCGAGTGTTTTAATCAAATaccatttgtaaagaaaaaaattaattttcaatgaccaaaatttttttttgtcaaactgctatatatccgaTAAAATCATTCCTGTAAATCATTTGGTCAAATtactaaaacatttttgttttttgtcaacatattgaagtaaatattttgtcaataatgTAATAATCTTAAACAGCCAAATTAACATTGGTCAAAATGTTTGTACTCTTTATTTGACAATGTGGTTGTCataactttcctattttaatTTTATCCTTTTAATGATAGACATCGAGCTAGTGACATTTCTGTGTGTTTTAGGATATCATAACCCAAGTgatagttgataaatattttgacgTATTCAGAAAGGTTAAATGTATACGTCATTGCATAATTCCTGTATAAAAAGGTTTGAACATTCACTGACATATTCAGATTCATTTATGATGGCTAAGCGTAACTCGAGATATCAAGTGGCTTGCCTTGGAGTTGGAGGAATAGGAAAAACATCGATGATGAAGAGGTATTTAGAAGGGAGTTATTCAGGTATTTACGATGAAACTGTTGAAGACACATACATACAAGCTTACAACATAGACGGGGAAAGAAAACATATCGACTTCATAGATACAGCTGGAAGTATTTATTTTCCAGCCATGAGAGAAATATATATTACAAGAGCACAAGGGTTCATTCTTGTATATTCAATTAACTGTGCAAAATCATTCGAGGAGGTTAAAAGATTATGGGAGCAGATTAAATCTCTTCGAGGACACAATATCCGGAGTATACCATGTATTGTAGTTGGTAACAAGTTAGATTTAGAAAATAATAGAGAGGTAGAAACATTTGACGCTATGGCATGGGCACATAATGAGAACCTTGCAGGCTTTTTATTAGAAGTTTCTACTAAAGACAACATTGGTATCAGGACAATATTTGACAGTTTACTAGAACAGATGGGGAATACGAGGGTCCAGCAGACAGGACCTCTGAGAATGAGAGCTACAACTTTCTGTAGGCAACAATTTGAAGCAGAAATTATCAGAAAAAGagcaaaaagtagaaaaaattcgGGAAAAAATGTAAAACTCGATAAAATCATTCCATCATGCAAAGAGTTTCGCGATtctgtttttgaaaatttcatggagCTAAAGATTTACAGAGTACAATCACAACAGAAGAAACAGAAGCATTATAGGCGGGCATGCAGTGATTTTGGCCTGACTCAAGTATCAAACATCAGAAAAGGTAGCATTCCAACTGTCAAACTACATTTTACTCGCAGTGCCAGTTTACCAACAGATCCTAAGTACACAATCGAGCAAGGGAAATTGTCTTCGACCAATCTTTTATCGTTAATTGCTCATCAGGTCAACCATGATGCAAAACCTTCAAAGTCACGttcaacatttaaaataaaacttcatGGAGTGTCATGGATATATAAACAGATACGAAAACAGTTTTCCAAAGAAATAAATTAAAGGTATTAGTGGAACTGCAATATGTTTTtcatgtaataaaattaacggtaccagatgcgcatttcgacaatacatgtctcttcagtgatgctcgtggccaaaaacaaatttgaaatccaaaacttttataaaagatgaagagctataacatgtataatccaaaaagaatagccaaatccgtgaaaagaatcagagctttgcatgagggagatacattccttaatttatatcaatttctaatattttgtaacagcaaattttaataacacaaaaacatccgtattttcatgccagtaccgaagtactggctaatgggctggtgataccctcggggactgatagtccaccagcagaggcatcgacccagtggtagtaataaaattaacggtaccaattttcttttaccaaatgcgcatttcgacaataaatgtctcttcagtgatgctcgtggccaaaaaatttgaaatccaaaacttatataaaagatgaagagctataatccaaaaggtccaaaaaagtatagccaaatccgtgaaaggaatcagagctttgcatgagggagatacattcctaaatttatattaatttctaatattttgtaacagcaaattttaataacacaaaaaaatccgtattttcatgccagtaccgaagtactggctactgagctggtgataccctcagggactgatagtccaccagcagaggcatagaaccagtggtagtaataaaattaacggtaccaattttcttgcaccagatgcgcatttcgacaatacatgtctcttcagtgatgctcgtggccaaaaaatttgaaatccaaaacttatataaaagatgaagagctataatccaaaaggtccaaaaagtatagccaaatccgtaaaaggaatcagagctttgcatgagggagatacattaaatagttgtattttattatatttattaacaataaaaacatgttttactcTTTAAATTGTTGTTATCGGTTTATGTAATGACGCAATTGCACATAGTTTCAAAAAATCTCAAGAGTATTTCATTAATTATAACATAAATACTCAATGAAGTAATATCATAAACACAAACACATATTTGTTTTGGTAGTCATCATGATGGTCAGTAGAAAATTGTGACAACAAAATGAAAGGTTTATAGATAAAAGCAATAGAAGTATTAGGGACTTCCGTTTTGAATGTTTCTcgtagtttagtatttttgtgattttacatgaTACCGCTGTTCtaaagtaataaatcgattgaggagAAACAAATCCCGGTTAAAACtaaacagagggaaacacatcaaatataagagaaaaacaatagaacaacagaacaacagaaacactctggagatattagaatatttatatatttctaaagaCAAACACGAGTCATTTGCCAACAGATGGGGGGAATTTATGAAagctatttaattaaatttattttttaatattgttatagtataatgtattccaaagtattcTTAAGACGTATCATATACTGAATATTCACACCACTATCTTGTATTTTTGTACTATGTCTTATTTGCATTATGTCAATAGTATAACAATGCCATACATGTCATGTCATTCACTTATgtcttgtaaaaatgtatgtatgcactgtagtttgaccaccaaaaagatcaataaaaaaaaaaaaaaaaaaaagaaacacccAGGTGCCAacccctacccccccccccccccccaccgaaaacaaaaacaaacaaaaaaccaaaaaccaaaagcCCACACGCcaatatacatagaaacggaGTATTTGGTAATATCAATCATTTCAAACAAGCAACAAAGCAAAATGGAGTAAGGCGGGATTAAAAACAATGTCCCATTTCCACTTTAATTGGAAAGATGATTTCAACAAAATCATCTAATCAATATTTCAGCTAGAAGATATTTCCTTTATATGCATAAGAATTATGGATAATTTGAGCTTTTAGTCCATTTCATTATGATATTTTGCGGAAAACAATGTACAAACTTTATTGAGAAAGACGTTTTAGTTTAACTGAAAGGAGATATTACAATCGAATCAACCTAAAATCAAACACTGGTTACAATTTGAAAACGTCTTTCGATATCATTGATaaatcattgaattttttttaatcattaaatcTTGCTTTTTATGGATTAATTATTGTTtaaaaggtaccagacttattatttgatacgccagacggtTTTTTTTTTGATATAAGACACTTCAAACTAGTTAGAATTCAAAacaagttgaaaagcattgagatcccacaatttaaaaatgaaatgtgccaaatacggctaatgcaATCGCAGTTtgggaaacaaaaacaatagtaTTTTTTAAGTCATGACATGCCAgttcaaaatgtaggatttagACGAAATCTTctagaatatgaaaaaaaaaaaatgaatattaaccATGCAACATTGTTTGTGGTTCAAAAAAATGACagtgttgatataaaaatatatgtttcatttGAGACATTGGTGGTTCAAAATTTTAACTGACGCAGTAAAATTGCTACTGAATTGTTCTTTCTACAACTTGAATATGTCTGTAATGGCCTAATATACGCATAATGATTTATCGAAATGTTATGTTGATACAGGAAAAGAATCAATTTAGAATACACATTGAATCTCCCATGCTTTTAgctcacttggcgtccgtcgtcgtgcATCATTTGTTGTCGTCGTCTATCGTTGTAAACTATTGAATACCTTCTAACTTTTATGAAATGTTTCTTAGGATATCTAGTTTATGAATGTATCCGAACTTTTGATCTATCGACAAACATGGTCGCTATGGCTAAGAGTAGACCATAAgagtgaaatgcagtttttggcttatttctcaaaaacaaaacttatagagcaaatttgacattgGTTTGAGTAGTTTAATTGCTCAAGATCTAACAGCCCTAAATTTTGTCAGACGAATGGAACaatccattgttgggttgctgccactaaattcgttattttaaggaaattgtgcagtttttgtttattatctttattattattGAACATAAAGATTAACTGTTTCAGCAAAAATGTTTAGCGAAGTAAGATCTTCAAAGAAGTTCTTAAAACCAAAATTGTaaattgaccacttaaggagttagTGCCAATTTTACATAAGTGTTaatgatttttaactttgaaaatctTCTAAAATGAATCAAGTATAACTTTTGTGTTTACTTTTTTGTACGTCAAGAAACAACGAAACTTTGGTTAAAATAAATCATTGggtaaaatacatttatttgctTGTGAAGAAAAGATGACAGATACAATGAACATTAAAATTGGCGTTTTTGTGTCGtgtgtgttgttgtttgtttgtctttttcgtttttagcattggcattgtcagttgttttggatttatgagtttgactgtccctttggtatcttccgtccctcttttaagtcAGTGTTCattaatttatattgaaaagcaagacaaatcattgatgaaagattaaaatcaaacaataacAGGCTAGCAATTCAGACTCTTGAGAACCTCTTGTTTTAATCCAAGTCTTTATCCACGTTTTTACATACATGTTGTCCATTTTCGGTTAAATCAGCTTCCTATAgggtattttgttttttaattttcaaacacgTTGGCCTTCAGCGTCACATAAGAGACGCCCACCTATTGGCGACATGTACAGCTGATACAGCACAATTGATGTCattaatattattgaaaatatcaaGACAAGGCACTAACAGACTGAGGAGGTTGTGTTTATAGACagaaatttactttaaaatctttttatatctGTTCCAAAGGCtaatttgaaaaattgtaaaataaataacgtatacaaacaaacaagaaaaggtATGAATGTACAAAGACAATGTTTCAATAGCCTTATGGTAgcttttgtaaaaattgaaaggTCATCAGCCTTGCTGTTGATTGTTTGAAAATACTAAGAAAAACTTTAgatattattgtattaatttggtatttggtaaaaattgaaagGTCATCAGCCTTGCTGTTGATTGTTTGAAAATACTAAGAAAAACTTTAgatattattgtattaatttggTATTTGCTATCTGTGACCAGCCATATTTCAAAACTACCGAACCCCGCAGGAAATTCAAATCAAAAAGTCCCttatcagtcaacattgtgttatgatcACTCTCAAACAGTCATGGATACGTGCAACATTTAGACGATGTTATATTTAGACATTAGACAATTTACACAGCAACCTACAGTTTCTTAAATATTGTCAACTTATGGGACGTgtctttttttccaaattgatGTTTGTGTCATTCATATCTTTAATGAACAATCAAATCTTTTCCTCCTTTATATAAAGTTAACATTGTCTATATTTCCTTATTTTCGCATTATTTAGAAAATCgcattttttataaaatcaaacagtttttataaaatcaaacagttttTATACAGAATGATAGGTTTAAATTTCGGATGAATTGTCAAAGTTGGtctacaaaattaatttaaatggcATTAAAATAGTTTAATAAGATAACTGTTGACTCAAATAGGGTGCTGTTTATCTAACATTGGTGTTTTATACAACGTCAAAGTAATGAGAAATAGCCAATATATtgtatatggttttttttaaagatttcaaaactttaaaataatgtCTTTACGTAATTCATACGAAAAGATGAAAGTgaccaatttgattttttaatattttcaaaagtaaaatatgaTTGAGCTTATTAACAGAAACGTTATATTGTGATAGAACCCCAAAATCACATACATGACGTTTATAAAATCCATAAAAAACCTTCATTTTCAAATGCAAAATGAAAAATAGTTTTAACATACTTAATATCCGAAATTCATTTCCAAATATATCTTAATCTGGAAcgtaatatacaaataaattttaatgcAATGGTATGTTAGTCCTTATATACGTGCTGAGTCATTTGAATCTACAAAATGCATATCTACAGACACTATAAATGATATTTGacattttatcattttacttCTTTTTAGAGCATATAAAATCAAACTTTATAGTCCCCGCCCTGATTATAAATTAGTTGCAAAATATCCCAATGTGATAATCTAAGTTATCCTGCACGTTTTAGCTTCCCACTACAAATGATACATATATTTTGATAACACAGCTTAAATGTCAAGGTGGGAATTACAATGTCATAATTAGTTAACTGATAAACAGAAATTCACATACCCATCTTTGTATCTTTAAGGACATCTATATAAGCGTCTAAGCCAAATAATctgtacaaataaaaaagatgaatcTTATATACAGACACACTAGAAAAGCTATACAACGTAATTTATACTATTTACTAGAATACACTGTTTTAATTTTTCTCCGTACCATCTATCCTCCAACAAATCTGACGAGCGGTTTTGGAGAACTGCTACGAACTGGTTCAAAATTCCAAAACCTAGCGAAAGAAGAGTCTGGAAGTGAAAGCGTACATGACAAAAAAGTGCGTCTGACAAATTGCAGTgattaatttaatataattatggTAAATCCCCcctattatataaaaaatgaaacattatggGGAGATGATATAATTCGATTTTCAtatttagcctttttaaaatcttttaaaagttttatgtAGGTCCCAATCAGGATTTTCACTCAAGCATTTGACATACTTTTGAATGTTCAGGAATTAAGTATGTAttacaatgttttaatttttgcatgTGCGTATGTTTAGCATGTGTGAGTTCGTGTTCAAAAAAGGGAAATGTTACACAGTATACAATAATTGGTTTTATAGAATCAAGTTATGCAGATAAATTAGGTTGACACGTATGCTATATTGCCATATTAACATGATAATAAACATCATTTAAAAACGATAAATGAGTTGTATATCTTGCAGGCTCAATGCTGTTGGAGAATAAATGATACGAAGAACAACAACAAACAGCGAATTTGTGAAAGCAGAATGAATCGTGTGTTATTCACCTGAATAATTTAACTCgtattatgtacatgtaatttgttTAATGAGACTGTATAGTAAATAAGTCaagattaataaaattgagaatgaaaatggggaatgtgtcagagagaaaactatccgaccatagaacaaacaacagcaaaaggtcaccagtTTGAGTCAAATGCACAGTTGTGATCCATCcgtagatgtgtttgagcttttgattttgccattgtaTTAGAACTTTCCGTTTCGATTTTTCCCAGGAGTATGTTTGTGATTTAACTATCTGTTCTTTCAAAGAAAATTGACTCATCACATTAGTAACTTGTCAAACTAactggtgttttttttatctagatTGACCGACTGGTAAGCCTTCGAATGGTCGGATCGATGCATGAAGGCATTTGGTGAGTATCTAAATATTTTTTCGTCAagttgcaaaaaaaaaggcagcCAATTTGGTTTGCTGAATCGATTTCAAGCTTGATCAGGATCAGTTGCTAATCAGTCGTTTACCACTCATACGTAAACGTTGCCTTTCTGCATGTAGATAAATCACAGACTTAGTGGTAAAATCAATTAGATAATGATAGTTATCCGCAATATGTGATGTAGAACATATCATAAATAATGATAGTTTTACGTATACTGTGCTACGATAGAAAACTGTTCCATTACCCAATATCTCGGATACGAGGTCGAGGTCTTTGGATGTCTGGGGAAAAATCACTGGCCCATCCACAATAGGTTTTGGAATGCATGATGATGCGGAATATTTCATAAGTGTTGTACTGTATGACTTTGATTAAACATACATCAGTATGTCGTTGATCCATACTCCCAGTGTAACAAATTGAAGCTAGCAGATAATGAGGAAATATTCCAGCACGTCCTGTCAATTGTAATGACCAAGTCGTGACTgaaacaagacacaacataaaaactaaagacgGAGGAAGACAAACTAAACCAAAAACTGGAGTGATCTATAATGCTCCACATGGCTTAGCAAATCGTGTTCTAAAATTGGCATCCGTTGATATAGTTAAAAGTACGCAAGAATGATTAGTCTTCTTTTATAAGTTACATCGAGGAAAAGTGACGATATCGTCGTTACAACATTTGGAACATATTCTTCGTCATGAACGTGGGACAAGTTGTCATGGATTTTTATTTGAAGTAACTTAAATCATATTAATAGCACAGGTATTCTTAACATTTACGGCCAATACATGTTTTTTATGCCGTTATCATATTGTCCGACAATTAAATGTTGATTGCCTACCTGTTATATATGTTTCACACCTTTAAAACAATGCTACTGCAATAATTCTATATTTCTATATTGCTGAGGTTTGACCTTTCATGTTTTGAAAAATTAGATTTATTAATGATCTTGACGAAAGAATTTCTAACTTAAACAAACATGAACCTTTGGAGGATCTGTAAAACAAAACATGCTTATAAAATCTGATGGCCAAATCTAGGCAGTTGGAAGGAAAAATCAATAACGAaagtaaagagaatttcataccaaaattttcaatttcaagcTTCCCTTGGGTTCGAAAAATCTGGCCAAAGGCATGGTATCTATCATACAGTGTTTTATCATTGTTGTCGTCTTCCTGTGATTTTGTTCAGATTGTATTTTTGACAGTCTTAGGCACCGACGATAACATCCAATTTTTGGTGAGGtccgtgttgcttattttttagttttatatgttgtgtcatgtgtactattgtttgtctgtttgtctttttcatttttagccatgacgttgtcagtttattttcgatttatgagtttgactgtccctctggtatctttcgtccctcttttagactaAATTTAAGTATAATTCTGATGCAAAtctacaaatatttgtttatagcAGAAAACATGCATATGACATAAAACCTCAAAGATTGCGCAACATGGTACAATGCAGATGGACTTtcttctttttgaatttaccctCAAATTTTGAAGTTCTGAGATAGTTTTTGTTGACTAGTGGGTATCTTAATAATGACACACCATTTATTATTATCTGTTTAATCAtcgttgattaaaaaaaaagtttgttttgctGTGTGAAAATTCGATATAACTTGTCACTTTCAAAAAAGGAAAGAAAGactcacggtgggtatggttgtcctgcaaGAGaatgttctgtgctggtgattcggtcctgacgggtgctggtgatcaatgaaaaaatgtaaacaaagacgaaaattatgatttttgacgttttcactcataaaaaattgaaaaaaacagttgagatttttcaattttgtttcttatgggttcatatgtaaagcattaaaaagttgaccctctaaactgtttcagtaagcgtaacacaaaaatgctcattttcagaaaatctcgaactgaaaaaataaaacaaaaatgctcatagagtccgctttctataccgcaatccacacgacaaaactattttgtgaaaaaaacattgcaatttattaaaatttagcatttttttcaatttattcatgtcctgatactgtgctggtgggtcctgtcattgtgctggtgggtcctgatacggtgctggtgattttggataagaagttgctcatatttgaaacaaacgttacaaaatcaataaaattgggcagataattattgtcaataggatctatgactcctattttagctcttgtgcatccatttggctgtttaatatgtgttttcaaatgatcgttacTTATTTTACACAATTACATAACAGGGCAAcctctttcgtccaatatcagataacaatatatactatctgaaataaaaatagttttattaagatattaaatgccccttacattgatgcttcaacaatgatcaagcCCATgctgcatagacatgtttgttagcccTCCGCATACCCCTCTCCACTtactcacccccccccccccccccccatttcctccttcattgttacagtggtgtagcaacacaacaatttatcacaaaaataataacacaaagacacacattattgaacaagaAATGCTcacaggtactgaaagctagttcaaagccgcattttcaactaatagataaaacATGTTCTCATAtgcaaaaatcccaatcgtgtcgattaaaaaagtctcaaaacttaagttcacattttaatgtttgattaagCAGAACTTTaattaaaagtgtgcagtgaatcttgtgctcacaaaagttattgtcataattatgtttacataagacttataaaggaattaagaaggtaccaagaaatattttacagttcaatttaatgatcatgaatggaaggaaatggtacggaagtttacataggacaaaaagaaattgatagtattttttggcgaaagacttaaacgcttctttgcattatatagtaaaactcttctttaaaagcatgcaaaaaataactttgattgacttgcttgctatgtttgctccaaggatattttcaaacaataggtaggcggagtttcaatacatactgggatttgattggacaaatacaaactgacaggaattgaagttaatgtttattgtccaaacaaattctagtatatagtaaacatactacttacctgtcgtttacaaccttccaaacaatcatagcaagcaatttaaaCAAGGTTTGCTTTGTatgtatttatagaagagctgtaaattctaaaaaaaaaaatcttgttgtcgtagatggttaaatcctcaacaaaatatcattaactttgttggaacgaataaaggttttaaatcaaattttcgtggactttttagcttccaccctgacgaggcatgttagctgttcgtatgctgttgcacctgacgcaccgaaactttcacatttccatcttcttttctgaaatattttacccagctcatacttgacaggattgttattctagtaaaaggtgtaaccaatgaattgaacacaagttaaaaattccacaatactatataattcattttatgtgtcaatttgttcgaaaaaaatcgaaaagaagagagttttttaatGTCATGGTTATCTGTCGCTATCTAGAtatatgcttagcatttatttcagatgacatggactcctcacccaggtgaccctgctgcctttcatatctttatccgtatacaattattttaaaatagataaccAAAGGCTGCAACTCgtatttatgtatttaaatgattcgttgtaacgagaatatttgtggtgaatggaaactgtgagggtcaaaatcttaaattgcttataaatgttgctggacccagtttcgttatctgatctgaattttctaaaatgtgcaaggtagatagacattttgatttttttta from Mytilus galloprovincialis chromosome 5, xbMytGall1.hap1.1, whole genome shotgun sequence includes these protein-coding regions:
- the LOC143076950 gene encoding ras-related protein Rap-1b-like; the encoded protein is MAKRNSRYQVACLGVGGIGKTSMMKRYLEGSYSGIYDETVEDTYIQAYNIDGERKHIDFIDTAGSIYFPAMREIYITRAQGFILVYSINCAKSFEEVKRLWEQIKSLRGHNIRSIPCIVVGNKLDLENNREVETFDAMAWAHNENLAGFLLEVSTKDNIGIRTIFDSLLEQMGNTRVQQTGPLRMRATTFCRQQFEAEIIRKRAKSRKNSGKNVKLDKIIPSCKEFRDSVFENFMELKIYRVQSQQKKQKHYRRACSDFGLTQVSNIRKGSIPTVKLHFTRSASLPTDPKYTIEQGKLSSTNLLSLIAHQVNHDAKPSKSRSTFKIKLHGVSWIYKQIRKQFSKEIN